The following are encoded in a window of Mycolicibacterium tusciae JS617 genomic DNA:
- a CDS encoding heme-binding protein, whose amino-acid sequence MLLSARTARRAVAGAVGTGAIAGAMFIGAMPSAMAQPAPPPPPNCTAADLAGVASGVSAATSAYLFTHPDVNWFFTSLEGVPRDEVQADVEDYLNQHPQTKADLHGIRQPLVDIRNRCGDPAGDGIADS is encoded by the coding sequence ATGTTGCTCTCGGCCCGTACTGCCCGACGTGCGGTAGCTGGCGCGGTGGGAACCGGCGCGATCGCTGGTGCGATGTTCATTGGTGCCATGCCTTCGGCAATGGCGCAACCCGCACCGCCACCGCCACCCAACTGCACCGCGGCTGACCTGGCCGGTGTCGCTTCGGGTGTCTCGGCGGCGACGTCGGCCTACCTCTTCACGCATCCGGACGTGAACTGGTTCTTCACCAGTCTCGAGGGAGTCCCGCGTGACGAGGTTCAGGCGGACGTCGAGGACTACCTCAATCAGCATCCTCAGACCAAGGCGGATCTGCACGGTATTCGGCAGCCGCTGGTCGACATAAGGAACCGTTGCGGCGACCCCGCCGGCGACGGCATCGCGGACAGTTAG
- a CDS encoding M23 family metallopeptidase: MQTRTATAVFGVLMLLFTGCSAPSQPLAASTSSPTNSGPIRGPEPPVITPLVGSVLAAPVPVPTTDGKVHLTYEVALTNVLAQEVRLTSMVVLDRDVSLVKLTGEQLSGRTRVLGTTTPTTTIGPAQAAVVWMDVALDKEATVPDRLVHAIGVSLPEPNPPLFPATMTIDIAPTEVQARKPIAISPPLSGPDWLDGDGCCGMSAHRLALNPIDGQLWAAERYAIDYVQLRPDGRLFTGDRAKPESFSYFGADIHAVADGSVVAAVGGLPEQVPGASPAGLRLDQYPGNHIVQDLGDGNYALYAHIKTGAVKVKIGDRLTVGQVIGSVGNTGNTDAPHLHFHVMSTPDPLRSNGLPFVFTKFRLDSRVAEPADNLNILFDGEPAPMQPGFPGRDEMNVMPMELDVMTYADQ; the protein is encoded by the coding sequence ATGCAAACCCGAACAGCCACCGCGGTTTTCGGCGTTCTGATGCTGCTGTTCACCGGCTGCTCAGCCCCGTCCCAGCCACTTGCTGCGTCGACCTCCTCACCTACCAACTCCGGCCCCATCCGCGGTCCCGAGCCGCCGGTGATCACACCGTTGGTCGGCAGCGTGCTGGCTGCACCGGTGCCGGTTCCTACGACCGACGGCAAAGTTCATCTCACATACGAGGTCGCGCTGACCAATGTGCTCGCCCAAGAGGTGAGACTCACGTCGATGGTGGTGCTCGACCGCGACGTGTCGCTGGTCAAGCTGACCGGCGAGCAGCTCTCCGGCCGGACCCGTGTACTCGGAACCACCACGCCCACAACGACAATCGGGCCCGCGCAGGCCGCCGTCGTCTGGATGGACGTGGCACTGGACAAGGAGGCGACGGTTCCGGATCGGCTGGTGCACGCAATCGGTGTGTCTCTGCCCGAACCGAATCCGCCGCTGTTCCCCGCGACCATGACCATCGATATCGCACCAACCGAGGTCCAGGCGCGCAAGCCGATTGCGATCTCGCCGCCGCTGTCGGGGCCGGACTGGCTGGACGGGGACGGCTGCTGCGGCATGAGTGCACACCGCCTGGCGCTCAACCCGATCGACGGCCAACTATGGGCGGCCGAGCGGTATGCGATCGACTATGTACAACTTCGGCCAGACGGACGCCTGTTCACCGGTGACCGGGCGAAGCCGGAAAGCTTCTCCTACTTCGGTGCTGACATCCACGCCGTCGCCGACGGATCTGTGGTTGCGGCCGTCGGCGGCCTGCCCGAGCAGGTGCCCGGTGCGAGTCCCGCTGGACTACGACTCGACCAGTACCCGGGAAACCACATCGTGCAGGATCTGGGCGACGGCAACTATGCGCTGTACGCCCACATCAAGACGGGCGCTGTCAAGGTCAAGATCGGTGACCGCCTCACCGTGGGCCAGGTGATCGGTTCGGTCGGCAACACCGGTAATACCGATGCGCCGCATCTCCACTTCCACGTCATGAGCACACCGGATCCGCTGCGCTCCAACGGTTTGCCGTTTGTGTTCACCAAGTTTCGCCTCGACTCGAGAGTCGCCGAACCGGCGGACAATTTGAACATCCTCTTCGACGGCGAACCCGCGCCCATGCAGCCGGGCTTCCCGGGCCGCGACGAAATGAACGTTATGCCAATGGAACTGGATGTGATGACGTATGCCGATCAATAG
- a CDS encoding alkaline phosphatase — MQRMYAGVAALIIGSATVSACGNSAEERLPENPSVIILSGDGMGPQQRTAIQYYLYGLDERQPMDALPYSGFLDTIPGDPEYAVTDSAAGATAWAIGQKVPNGTTGLGPDGQEVPTLMDIAKDRGMATGLVNDHDVTNATLASFGSPVPDRDLKVDIAKGYLDRGVDVLFGGGEKYWYPEGEPGKIPDEGEDDASEGVENLVARAAADGYSYAYDQTTFDALSGPKALALVQDSAKRRSTEIEGYDYNTDPYYVAPEKLVSKALDILGANDKGFFLVIESDDLDSDGHEHDAQNMMLAGESVNNMVKVITEYQKEHPEVLLIVTADHETGGMTIENVLEDGEPEPNSDQVADDPVPYWAPAPENMPLPNGGVPQRSGPFTIKGTDRKFKVDWTTAEHTGTMVPVTAAGPLAERFTGVHPNTYVYEVITELWGQN; from the coding sequence ATGCAGCGTATGTACGCGGGAGTGGCCGCGTTGATAATCGGTTCTGCAACCGTGAGTGCGTGTGGTAACTCCGCCGAGGAACGATTACCGGAGAACCCCAGCGTCATCATTCTCAGCGGCGACGGGATGGGGCCGCAGCAGCGCACGGCGATCCAGTACTACCTGTACGGGCTCGACGAGCGTCAGCCGATGGACGCGCTGCCGTACTCGGGCTTCCTGGACACGATTCCAGGTGACCCGGAGTACGCGGTGACCGATTCCGCCGCCGGCGCGACCGCATGGGCGATCGGGCAGAAGGTGCCCAACGGGACAACCGGGTTGGGTCCTGACGGCCAGGAGGTGCCTACGCTCATGGACATAGCGAAGGATCGCGGCATGGCCACGGGGCTGGTCAACGATCACGACGTCACCAATGCCACGTTGGCATCGTTCGGTTCGCCGGTGCCGGACCGGGACCTGAAAGTCGACATCGCCAAGGGCTACCTGGATCGCGGGGTCGACGTGTTGTTCGGCGGCGGGGAGAAGTACTGGTATCCCGAGGGTGAGCCGGGCAAGATTCCCGACGAGGGCGAGGACGACGCCAGCGAGGGTGTGGAGAACCTGGTGGCACGTGCCGCGGCCGACGGCTACTCCTACGCCTACGATCAGACCACTTTCGACGCGCTGAGCGGGCCGAAAGCGCTTGCGCTGGTGCAGGATAGCGCCAAGCGGCGGTCCACGGAGATCGAGGGCTACGACTACAACACCGATCCGTACTACGTCGCCCCGGAGAAGTTGGTGTCCAAGGCGCTCGACATCCTCGGTGCCAACGACAAAGGGTTCTTCTTGGTCATCGAGAGTGACGATCTGGATTCTGACGGCCACGAGCACGACGCGCAGAACATGATGCTGGCCGGCGAGTCGGTGAACAACATGGTGAAGGTCATCACCGAGTACCAGAAGGAACATCCCGAGGTGCTGTTGATCGTGACGGCCGATCATGAGACCGGCGGCATGACGATCGAGAACGTGCTCGAGGACGGCGAACCCGAACCCAACAGCGATCAGGTCGCCGACGACCCGGTGCCGTACTGGGCGCCCGCCCCGGAGAACATGCCGCTGCCGAATGGCGGGGTGCCCCAGCGCAGTGGTCCGTTCACGATCAAGGGCACCGACCGCAAGTTCAAGGTGGACTGGACGACGGCGGAACACACCGGAACGATGGTGCCGGTGACCGCGGCCGGCCCGTTGGCTGAACGCTTCACCGGCGTGCACCCCAACACGTATGTCTACGAGGTAATCACCGAATTGTGGGGCCAGAACTGA
- a CDS encoding AI-2E family transporter produces MPAGLSDADQAVSPLVRKAAAWSWRLLVIFAAVLAVLWAIKRLELIVVPVALATMVAALLLPAVDFLDRLGLPRGVAVALMLLSGFAVVGGILTFVVSQFVEGVPALAEQVGHSIEGLGNWLSSGPLHVGGDQIQQARETALKALRDNQEKVTSGALSTAGALTEIVTGALLVLFTLIFLLHGGRNIFGFVTKVFPENVQPRVRDAGRAGFRSLIGYVRATFLVALVDAVGIGTGLAIMGIPLALPLASLVFLGAFIPLVGAVVAGFLAVIVALIAKGLIYALITLGLIIAVQQLEGHVLQPLVMGRAVSIHPLAVVLAIAAGGITAGIVGALLAVPAVAFLNSATRVLLARDPAAEEAAQAADDAPVVAAEADDVESPG; encoded by the coding sequence ATGCCCGCCGGTCTTTCCGATGCTGACCAGGCGGTCAGCCCTCTGGTCCGCAAGGCCGCCGCGTGGTCGTGGCGGTTGCTCGTCATCTTCGCCGCCGTCCTCGCGGTGCTCTGGGCGATCAAGCGGCTCGAACTGATCGTGGTCCCCGTTGCCCTGGCGACGATGGTGGCGGCGCTGCTGCTGCCCGCGGTGGACTTCCTCGATCGTCTCGGCCTTCCGCGTGGCGTCGCGGTCGCGTTGATGCTGCTGTCCGGTTTCGCGGTCGTCGGCGGCATCCTCACGTTCGTGGTCAGCCAGTTCGTCGAGGGTGTGCCCGCCCTTGCCGAGCAGGTGGGCCACAGCATCGAGGGCCTGGGAAACTGGCTGTCCAGCGGCCCACTTCACGTCGGCGGCGACCAGATCCAGCAGGCCCGCGAGACCGCCCTCAAAGCGCTGCGCGACAACCAGGAGAAGGTGACGAGCGGCGCGCTGTCGACCGCGGGCGCCCTCACCGAGATCGTCACCGGCGCCCTGCTCGTGCTCTTCACGCTGATCTTCCTGCTGCACGGCGGGCGAAACATCTTCGGCTTCGTCACGAAGGTCTTTCCCGAGAACGTGCAGCCGCGTGTCCGCGACGCCGGACGGGCAGGGTTCCGTTCGCTGATCGGCTATGTGCGCGCGACGTTCCTGGTGGCGCTGGTCGACGCGGTGGGTATCGGTACCGGGCTGGCCATCATGGGCATCCCGCTGGCGCTACCGTTGGCGTCGCTGGTCTTTTTGGGCGCGTTCATCCCGCTGGTCGGTGCGGTGGTCGCCGGATTCCTGGCCGTCATCGTCGCGCTGATCGCCAAAGGCTTGATCTATGCACTCATCACGCTCGGCCTGATCATCGCTGTCCAGCAACTCGAGGGCCACGTACTGCAGCCGCTTGTGATGGGGCGCGCTGTCTCGATCCATCCGCTTGCCGTCGTGCTCGCGATCGCAGCGGGTGGCATCACGGCAGGCATCGTCGGCGCACTTCTCGCCGTGCCTGCGGTGGCGTTCCTCAACAGCGCGACGAGGGTGCTGCTCGCCAGAGATCCCGCGGCCGAGGAGGCCGCGCAGGCAGCGGATGACGCACCCGTCGTCGCGGCCGAAGCCGACGATGTCGAAAGTCCTGGTTGA
- a CDS encoding HAMP domain-containing sensor histidine kinase — protein MRLPRFLRSASLRTRVAVASAAAAAAVVAVFTIATSVVLANNDAAQLDRRLDSIIDASMYPEQLQDPRRGVLTTGRSESTGQVVFQRGFQLPALPPGTETVEVNGVDYRVRTLAVDENGGVIMSIGLRADSILLSASRIPLYTAAGLLTVLIAALLGWMLAGPAIRPLRRLTEHTKQLGKGSEEMPKVRGVREAEDLSEAMSAMLSRLTAAQRATTNSLQAAQDFAANAAHELRTPLTAMRADLDTLRIHDLPAEEREEVVMDLSRAQRRVEAIITALGQLASGQLAQVEDREPVDITDMLDRVARENMRLHGEVEIVVEADDDLGAIWGWPSGLRLAVDNLVRNAIAHGQATRIVLEARRVGEEIVIIADDNGRGLPVEEHKTVLGRFSRGSTATPGGSGLGLALVVQQAALHHGSFELSNGPLGGLRATLTVSASGEQSGSCAPAE, from the coding sequence GTGAGACTTCCGCGGTTTCTGCGATCCGCGTCGCTGCGCACCCGGGTCGCCGTCGCGTCCGCAGCCGCTGCCGCAGCCGTTGTCGCGGTGTTCACGATCGCGACGTCGGTCGTGCTGGCGAATAACGATGCAGCGCAACTGGATCGCCGGCTCGATTCGATCATCGACGCGAGCATGTATCCCGAGCAGCTGCAGGATCCCCGCCGGGGAGTGTTGACGACGGGCCGGTCGGAATCGACCGGTCAGGTGGTGTTCCAGCGCGGCTTCCAGTTGCCGGCGCTGCCGCCCGGCACCGAAACGGTGGAAGTCAACGGCGTCGACTATCGGGTGCGCACCCTCGCCGTCGACGAGAACGGCGGCGTCATCATGTCGATCGGCCTTCGCGCCGACAGCATTCTGCTGAGCGCCTCCAGAATTCCGCTGTACACCGCGGCAGGTCTGCTCACCGTGTTGATCGCCGCCCTCCTGGGATGGATGCTCGCGGGCCCCGCCATCCGTCCGCTGCGCAGACTGACGGAACACACGAAGCAGTTGGGCAAGGGCAGCGAGGAGATGCCCAAGGTGCGTGGTGTGCGTGAGGCCGAAGACCTCTCCGAGGCGATGTCGGCCATGCTGAGCCGACTGACCGCCGCGCAGCGGGCCACCACCAACTCCTTACAGGCTGCCCAGGACTTCGCCGCCAACGCCGCCCACGAGTTGCGCACGCCCCTCACGGCCATGCGCGCCGATCTGGACACGCTGCGGATTCACGATCTTCCCGCCGAGGAGCGGGAGGAGGTTGTGATGGACCTGTCCCGGGCGCAGCGACGGGTGGAGGCGATCATCACGGCGCTCGGGCAACTGGCTTCTGGGCAACTGGCGCAGGTCGAAGACCGTGAACCCGTTGACATCACCGACATGCTCGACCGGGTGGCCAGGGAGAACATGCGGCTACACGGTGAGGTCGAGATCGTGGTGGAAGCCGACGATGACCTCGGCGCCATCTGGGGCTGGCCGAGCGGCCTGCGCCTGGCCGTAGACAACCTGGTGCGCAACGCGATCGCCCATGGGCAGGCGACCCGCATCGTGCTGGAGGCACGCCGGGTGGGCGAGGAGATCGTCATCATCGCAGACGACAACGGGCGCGGACTGCCCGTCGAGGAGCACAAGACGGTCCTTGGCAGGTTCTCACGCGGCAGCACTGCGACGCCGGGCGGCTCCGGGCTGGGCCTCGCACTCGTGGTCCAACAGGCAGCGCTGCATCACGGCAGCTTCGAACTGTCCAACGGCCCGCTCGGCGGGTTGCGCGCGACCCTGACGGTGTCAGCCTCGGGTGAGCAGAGCGGCTCCTGCGCGCCAGCCGAGTAG
- a CDS encoding response regulator transcription factor translates to MVDDDPDVRTSVARGLRHSGFDVRVAANGKEALRLLSNESHDALVLDVQMPELDGVAVVTALRALGNEIPICVLSARDTVNDRIAGLEAGADDYLTKPFDLGELVARLHALLRRAGHSDQQSDTMTVGPLTIDAARRLVFAGGERVNLTKREFDLLAVLAENAGVVLSRQRLLELVWGYDFDVDTNVADVFISYLRRKLEREGIPRVIHTVRGIGYVLRDEP, encoded by the coding sequence ATGGTCGATGACGACCCGGACGTCAGGACGTCAGTCGCGCGCGGTTTGCGCCATTCGGGGTTTGACGTTCGGGTGGCCGCGAACGGTAAAGAAGCATTGCGGCTGTTATCGAACGAGTCGCACGACGCGCTGGTTCTCGATGTCCAGATGCCAGAACTCGACGGCGTCGCCGTCGTCACCGCGTTGCGTGCACTCGGAAACGAAATCCCGATTTGCGTGCTCTCCGCACGGGATACCGTCAACGACCGCATCGCTGGGCTGGAAGCCGGCGCTGACGATTATCTGACCAAACCGTTCGATTTGGGCGAATTGGTCGCACGCCTGCACGCATTGCTGCGTCGCGCCGGCCATTCCGATCAGCAATCGGACACGATGACCGTCGGGCCCCTGACCATCGACGCCGCCCGGCGACTGGTGTTCGCCGGCGGTGAGCGGGTCAATCTGACCAAGCGTGAATTCGACCTCCTCGCCGTGCTGGCGGAGAACGCCGGTGTGGTGCTGAGCCGCCAGCGGCTCCTGGAATTGGTCTGGGGCTACGACTTCGACGTTGACACCAACGTGGCCGACGTCTTCATCTCCTATCTGCGGCGCAAGCTCGAACGCGAGGGCATTCCTCGGGTCATTCACACGGTGCGCGGAATCGGCTACGTGCTGCGGGACGAGCCGTGA
- a CDS encoding DUF3054 domain-containing protein gives MPINSDERTRPALTAFATDVLCVVVFCTIGRRSHAEGLTASGIAETAWPFLVGTVAGWILSRAWQRPAALVPTGAAVWLATIVVGMLLRKLTSAGVAPSFIVVASLSTAVLLLGWRAGAALLTRG, from the coding sequence ATGCCGATCAATAGCGACGAGCGGACCCGTCCGGCGTTGACCGCGTTCGCGACCGACGTCCTCTGCGTCGTCGTCTTCTGCACGATCGGCCGGCGCAGCCACGCCGAAGGATTGACCGCTTCCGGTATCGCCGAGACCGCGTGGCCGTTTCTGGTCGGTACGGTTGCCGGCTGGATACTGTCCCGAGCCTGGCAACGCCCGGCCGCACTCGTCCCGACCGGGGCGGCGGTATGGCTGGCCACGATTGTCGTGGGGATGCTGCTGAGGAAGCTGACCTCTGCCGGGGTTGCACCGAGTTTCATTGTCGTGGCGTCGCTTTCGACCGCCGTGCTGCTACTCGGCTGGCGCGCAGGAGCCGCTCTGCTCACCCGAGGCTGA
- a CDS encoding hemophore, translating into MRSITAVLRRCLCATFVACALGGAAVVVSAVWPSPTMPSATAAPDPCAASEVAATIGSVATSTADYLDEHPQTNQALTSIAKQQGGPQSLGAVKAYFDANPQAAKDMQQLQQPLATLSARCKLPLTMPQMMGLMQAAQQAPASLPGGPHNAPIAGSPGAVSPTQPAPAAPVAQGTAALPGVAIAGLP; encoded by the coding sequence ATGAGATCCATCACTGCAGTGCTGCGCCGTTGTCTTTGTGCCACGTTCGTCGCGTGCGCGCTCGGCGGTGCCGCGGTGGTCGTCTCGGCTGTGTGGCCATCGCCCACCATGCCCTCAGCAACTGCGGCACCCGATCCGTGCGCGGCCAGCGAAGTCGCTGCGACGATCGGCTCGGTCGCCACGTCAACGGCCGACTACCTGGACGAACATCCGCAGACCAACCAGGCGTTGACGAGCATCGCCAAGCAGCAGGGCGGCCCACAGTCGCTGGGCGCCGTGAAGGCGTACTTCGACGCGAACCCGCAAGCAGCCAAGGACATGCAGCAGCTACAGCAGCCCCTCGCGACTCTCTCCGCTCGGTGCAAACTGCCGCTGACAATGCCGCAGATGATGGGTCTGATGCAGGCCGCCCAGCAGGCGCCAGCGAGTTTGCCGGGCGGTCCGCACAACGCGCCGATTGCCGGCTCGCCGGGCGCCGTGTCACCGACGCAACCGGCCCCGGCGGCGCCGGTTGCCCAGGGAACCGCGGCGCTTCCCGGCGTTGCGATCGCAGGCCTGCCCTAG
- a CDS encoding lysylphosphatidylglycerol synthase transmembrane domain-containing protein: MSHDAPAREARGQDPPARGKYWWLRWVIIAVAIAVLSVELTLVRDQLANAWRSLYSANWWWVLAAVGSAMASMHFFGDIQRKLLRSAGVPVHQWRSQAAFYAGNSLSTTLPGGPVLSATFIYRQQRSWGATPVIASWQLVMSGALQVISLTLLGLGSAFFLGAKHNPFSLIFTLAGFIMLILLAQAVASRPDLLDGVGVRVLSWVNYLRAKPSDNGLAKWRETLAQLESVNLTRRQLGVAFVWSMMTLVTGVATLLFACFAAGGKPSLLGVVVAYVAARAVASIPLMPGGLLVVEAVLVPGLVSSGMTLASAISAMLIYRMVSWIFIAAIGWVVFFFMFRTAADVDPDVDSGVAPETIDNEPRLPATDSDARRETDP; encoded by the coding sequence GTGTCGCATGACGCGCCGGCGCGCGAGGCCCGCGGTCAGGACCCCCCAGCGCGCGGCAAGTACTGGTGGCTGCGGTGGGTGATCATCGCCGTCGCGATCGCGGTGCTGTCCGTCGAACTGACGTTGGTTCGCGACCAGCTCGCCAACGCATGGCGCAGCCTGTACTCCGCGAACTGGTGGTGGGTGCTCGCGGCGGTGGGTTCGGCCATGGCCTCGATGCATTTTTTCGGTGACATCCAGCGCAAGCTGCTGCGCTCGGCGGGCGTACCGGTGCATCAATGGCGATCGCAGGCCGCGTTCTATGCGGGCAACTCGCTGAGCACCACGTTGCCCGGTGGGCCGGTGCTGTCGGCGACGTTCATCTACCGCCAGCAGCGCAGCTGGGGCGCCACTCCGGTGATCGCATCCTGGCAGCTGGTCATGTCAGGCGCGCTCCAGGTCATCAGCCTGACGCTGCTCGGGCTGGGCAGCGCGTTCTTCCTTGGGGCCAAACACAACCCGTTCTCGCTGATCTTCACCCTCGCCGGGTTCATCATGCTGATCCTGCTGGCGCAGGCGGTGGCGTCGCGTCCAGACCTGCTCGACGGCGTCGGTGTCCGCGTGCTGTCGTGGGTGAACTATCTGCGTGCCAAGCCGTCGGACAACGGCCTGGCCAAATGGCGCGAGACGCTGGCTCAACTCGAATCGGTCAACCTGACTCGACGCCAGCTGGGCGTCGCATTCGTGTGGTCGATGATGACACTCGTCACCGGGGTGGCGACGCTGTTGTTCGCCTGCTTCGCCGCGGGCGGGAAACCGTCGCTGCTCGGCGTGGTGGTCGCCTACGTCGCCGCCCGTGCCGTCGCTTCGATCCCGCTGATGCCCGGCGGGCTGTTGGTGGTCGAGGCGGTGCTGGTGCCAGGTCTGGTGTCCAGCGGAATGACTTTGGCCTCAGCGATCTCCGCCATGCTCATCTACCGAATGGTCAGCTGGATATTCATCGCCGCGATCGGCTGGGTGGTGTTCTTCTTCATGTTCCGCACCGCGGCCGACGTCGATCCCGACGTCGATTCCGGCGTCGCCCCCGAAACAATCGACAACGAGCCGCGGCTACCCGCCACCGACTCTGACGCCCGGCGCGAAACCGACCCGTAG